A window of the Garra rufa chromosome 10, GarRuf1.0, whole genome shotgun sequence genome harbors these coding sequences:
- the apom gene encoding apolipoprotein M, whose protein sequence is MLISQLWGVVSSAMSFFYAGIQVMVPCLPPAPLSTAVINTDEYMGSWYFVAAAAWDEDDLRSFKTTDSSILHIQKGTNDTLTVTETSRVGDKCQSSTWGYFALSATDPFLFRTDFDTVALIWDGKLVNCPSCIIILFVDENEEASAMLFDRNEKTPDEYIQEFKSKMECVLMEDFLKAPLKNGYCKIDEAA, encoded by the exons ATGCTTATAAGCCAATTATGGGGTGTTGTGAGCTCAGCAATGAGTTTTTTTTATGCTGGGATACAGGTCATGGTGCCATgccttcctccagctcctctctcCACGGCTGTTATTAATACTGATGAG TATATGGGCTCCTGGTATTTTGTGGCAGCAGCTGCATGGGATGAAGACGATCTTAGGTCCTTCAAGACCACCGACAGCTCTATTCTTCACATTCAGAAAGGCACTAACGACACCCTGACGGTGACTGAAACCTCTCGTGT TGGAGATAAGTGTCAGAGCAGTACTTGGGGCTACTTTGCTTTGTCTGCGACGGACCCTTTCCTGTTTAGAACCG ATTTCGATACTGTTGCACTGATCTGGGATGGCAAGCTTGTAAACTGCCCTTCATGCATTATAATACTGTTTGTGGATGAAAACGAGGAAGCCAGTGCTATGCTGTTTG ATCGTAATGAAAAAACTCCAGATGAATACATACAGGAATTTAAGTCAAAGATGGAGTGTGTTTTAATGGAAGACTTCTTAAAGGCACCTCTGAAAAATG GTTATTGTAAAATTGATGAGGCTGCTTAA
- the tmem71 gene encoding transmembrane protein 71: protein MSFFFKGAVTSSPVKTRRQEAEYICHSLDASHFSDSSFECFSTNPLTGSVCSCRRSPRLLANGYYVMTEDSFTTDDDGNVTLTPSHTSVSYKENLVRIFRRKRRAKRSLASLFSDVSQSCQSWLEGSVFRRSDPIAPLQSSSWEELDNSYETTPIRFTYDTTDPVSSPDKMPPQTQIEEEEPPCESCSTHEQFSQSLSGLLDVPPPSMCELNSYSSSSKTSETMLLKVLLLILTLCLCIAISSGWMLGGVSAAVAFVVLFSSICMSKPGTAMGWRRAKTEDITSRNE from the exons ATGTCTTTCTTCTTCAAGGGAGCAGTTACAA GTTCTCCggttaagaccaggaggcaggaGGCTGAATATATTTGTCACAG TCTTGATGCCTCCCACTTCTCCGACTCCTCCTTCGAGTGTTTCTCCACCAATCCGCTGACAGGCTCCGTGTGCTCGTGCCGCCGAAGCCCCCGCCTACTAGCCAATGGTTATTATGTAATGACAGAGGACAGTTTTACCACAGATGATGATGGTAACGTCACCCTGACTCCATCGCACACCAGCGTCTCATACAAAGAGAATCTTGTTCG CATATTCAGACGAAAACGCCGGGCAAAAAGATCACTGGCCAGCCTTTTTAGTGATGTAAGCCAATCGTGCCAATCCTGGCTGGAAGGAAGTGTATTTAGAAGATCTGACCCCATCGCTCCCCTTCAGTCATCATCATGGGAGGAGCTGGACAACAGCTATGAGACTACACCCATCCGCTTTACCTATG aTACCACAGATCCTGTTTCCTCCCCTGATAAAATGCCTCCTCAGACTCAGATAGAAGAGGAGGAGCCTCCATGTGAGTCATGCTCCACCCACGAACAATTCAGCCAATCACTGAGCGGCCTCCTGGATGTTCCTCCCCCATCCATGTGTGAACTCAATAGTTATAGCTCATCCAGCAAGACATCAG AAACTATGCTCTTGAAAGTCCTTCTCCTCATCCTTACTTTGTGCCTCTGCATTGCCATCTCCTCCGG GTGGATGCTGGGAGGTGTTTCTGCCGCAGTGGCGTTCGTGGTTCTGTTTTCATCTATAT GTATGTCTAAACCTGGAACTGCAATGGGCTGGAGGAGAGCAAAGACTGAG GACATCACCTCAAGAAATGAGTGA